From one Mustela nigripes isolate SB6536 chromosome 16, MUSNIG.SB6536, whole genome shotgun sequence genomic stretch:
- the GAS2L2 gene encoding GAS2-like protein 2 isoform X2: MNSGRTGQPESEVLETGLVLCRHANAITEAALAFLAEAPARAQRIPLPRAGVSCNEAAQPGTFQARDNVSNFIQWCRKEMGIQEVVMFETEDLVLRKNVKNVVLCLLELGRRAWRFGVAAPTLVRLEEEIDEELRQELALPPPDPPPPEPPARRPCHFRHLDQLVRNLVSRCTCPVQFPMVKVSEGKYRVGDSNTLIFIRILRNHVMVRVGGGWDTLSHYLDKHDPCRCTSLSHKTGSFQKPPVPPAQHEVRVQDGPSQPQPTMTISRSQSPLPPVDWKTYTSSGRKLRPPASSSPRAHNKRGAEAGVPRETTPFLRLQDQSPTLSWRQLPAGDSPPSPNSSSPRRGQDPQWSSSGKREERYSSEHPRGTTPTSCFREETDSQGTLSRASASQRFQVPEATTKRTPARGLSPLPQSSSPAKPIGLRPPPRGEAEGASSQLREPPAARSLSPVKGPTKLPIRLPPAHPPTPGSSFPGIASGGPMTELESDPISRAVPGDLAGCRHGDFSVNARQGDQKMDSHVTAKAGEPWGLGPQVLEERYPPLPLEATKDQAIYHSLEEELLANMTLLEVGGACPQGTGSGVIPRSGVYVPSLGGRWPEPGGPYDKVIQELVQGPPPLVKVDLGAWKAASTGSPKGALPKGPGGPKGKLGARESGSKVKASLSAKGTGMKGPAPGRQDCSGPTVSANLEAPTSSPSDPNSDKCPAKIKRTLRKPQRVPSIYKLKLRPKIRPRRDHRPGKQPSRIPRPLAYLHVGSARALPRGRLGRAALGTKGVGVDGASAGEEEEGKKGEPAAPLKSNPQASEDRGLLQLDQAPLPPEEESWV, from the exons ATGAATTCTGGCCGAACTGGGCAGCCCGAGAGTGAG GTCCTGGAGACAGGCTTGGTGCTGTGCCGGCATGCCAATGCCATCACTGAGGCCGCCCTGGCCTTCCTGGCTGAGGCACCTGCCCGAGCCCAAAGGATTCCCCTGCCTCGGGCTGGGGTTTCCTGCAATGAGGCCGCCCAGCCGGGTACCTTCCAGGCTCGGGACAACGTCTCCAACTTCATCCAGTGGTGTCGAAAGGAGATGGGCATCCAAG AGGTGGTGATGTTCGAGACCGAGGACCTGGTACTACGCAAGAACGTGAAGAACGTGGTGCTGTGCTTGCTGGAGCTGGGCCGCCGAGCCTGGCGCTTCGGAGTGGCGGCGCCCACCCTGGTGCGGCTGGAGGAGGAGATAGACGAGGAGCTGCGGCAGGAGCTGGCCCTGCCCCCGCCGGACCCACCGCCTCCCGAGCCGCCGGCGCGGCGGCCCTGTCACTTCCGCCACCTGGATCAGCTG GTTCGGAACCTCGTGAGTCGATGCACGTGCCCAGTTCAGTTCCCCATGGTCAAAGTGTCTGAGGGGAAGTACCGCGTGGGGGACTCTAACACCCTCATTTTCATCCGG ATCCTCCGGAACCACGTGATGGTGCGTGTGGGGGGCGGCTGGGACACCCTCAGTCATTATCTGGACAAACATGACCCTTGCCGGTGCACATCCCTCT CACACAAGACGGGCAGTTTCCAGAAGCCTCCTGTCCCACCGGCGCAGCATGAGGTGAGGGTGCAGGATGGGCCCTCGCAGCCCCAACCTACGATGACGATCAGCCGTTCCCAGAGCCCGCTGCCCCCCGTGGACTGGAAGACATATACCTCTTCAGGCCGGAAGCTGaggcccccagcctcctcctcccctagAGCCCACAATAAACGGGGAGCAGAGGCGGGAGTTCCCAGAGAGACAACACCATTCCTGAG GCTCCAGGATCAGTCACCCACCCTGTCTTGGAGGCAGCTGCCAGCTGGGGACAGCCCACCCAGCCCCAACTCCTCATCCCCCCGTAGGGGCCAAGACCCACAGTGGAGCTCctcagggaagagagaggagagatacTCCTCTGAACATCCCAGAGGAACGACTCCCACATCTTGCTTTCGTGAGGAGACAGACAGCCAGGGAACTCTCTCCAGGGCCTCCGCCTCCCAGAGATTCCAAGTCCCTGAAGCCACCACCAAAAGGACACCAGCAAGAGGACTGTCTCCGCTTCCTCAATCCTCCAGCCCAGCCAAGCCCATAGGCCTCAGGCCACCACCCAGGGGTGAGGCTGAGGGTGCTTCCTCCCAGCTCAGGGAGCCACCAGCTGCCCGTTCTCTGTCCCCTGTTAAAGGGCCCACCAAGCTCCCTATCCggctgccccctgcccacccccccaccccaggaagcaGCTTTCCAGGTATTGCCAGTGGAGGTCCCATGACAGAATTGGAGAGTGACCCCATCTCAAGGGCTGTCCCTGGGGACCTGGCTGGATGCAGACATGGGGATTTCTCTGTGAATGCGAGACAAGGGGACCAGAAGATGGACAGCCACGTGACAGCAAAAgctggggagccctggggctTGGGCCCACAGGTGTTGGAGGAGCGataccctccccttcccctggagGCAACCAAGGATCAAGCTATCTACCACAGTCTTGAGGAGGAGCTTTTGGCCAACATGACGCTTCTAGAGGTGGGGGGTGCCTGCCCCCAGGGCACAGGGTCTGGAGTCATCCCTCGAAGTGGAGTCTACGTTCCCAGCCTAGGTGGGCGGTGGCCTGAGCCTGGAGGTCCTTATGACAAAGTCATACAAGAACTGGTTCAGGGCCCCCCACCCCTTGTTAAAGTGGACCTGGGAGCCTGGAAGGCAGCCTCTACAGGCTCCCCTAAGGGAGCCTTACCAAAAGGCCCAGGAGGCCCCAAAGGGAAActgggagccagagagagtgGGTCAAAGGTAAAGGCAAGCCTGAGTGCCAAGGGCACCGGGATGAAGGGACCAGCTCCGGGAAGGCAGGACTGCTCAGGCCCCACTGTGTCAGCCAACCTGGAAGCCCCCACATCTTCACCCTCAGACCCCAATTCTGACAAATGTCCAGCCAAGATTAAGAGAACACTCCGAAAGCCCCAGAGAGTCCCATCCATCTACAAGCTAAAGCTGAGGCCCAAAATCCGGCCGCGGAGGGACCACAGGCCTGGGAAGCAGCCTTCACGCATCCCCAGGCCACTGGCTTACCTCCATGTGGGTTCAGCCAGGGCACTCCCCAGGGGCAGACTGGGGAGAGCAGCATTGGGCACCAAGGGAGTGGGGGTGGATGGAGCCtcagcaggggaggaggaggaaggaaagaagggagaaccAGCTGCCCCACTGAAGAGCAACCCCCAGGCTTCGGAGGACAGGGGTCTCCTGCAGCTTGATCAAGCCCCACTCCCACCTGAGGAGGAGTCCTGGGTCTAA
- the GAS2L2 gene encoding GAS2-like protein 2 isoform X1: MPRPGGRRRRPGTLGPPVRSIRPFKSSEQYLEAMMEDLAEWLRDLYGLDIDASNFLQVLETGLVLCRHANAITEAALAFLAEAPARAQRIPLPRAGVSCNEAAQPGTFQARDNVSNFIQWCRKEMGIQEVVMFETEDLVLRKNVKNVVLCLLELGRRAWRFGVAAPTLVRLEEEIDEELRQELALPPPDPPPPEPPARRPCHFRHLDQLVRNLVSRCTCPVQFPMVKVSEGKYRVGDSNTLIFIRILRNHVMVRVGGGWDTLSHYLDKHDPCRCTSLSHKTGSFQKPPVPPAQHEVRVQDGPSQPQPTMTISRSQSPLPPVDWKTYTSSGRKLRPPASSSPRAHNKRGAEAGVPRETTPFLRLQDQSPTLSWRQLPAGDSPPSPNSSSPRRGQDPQWSSSGKREERYSSEHPRGTTPTSCFREETDSQGTLSRASASQRFQVPEATTKRTPARGLSPLPQSSSPAKPIGLRPPPRGEAEGASSQLREPPAARSLSPVKGPTKLPIRLPPAHPPTPGSSFPGIASGGPMTELESDPISRAVPGDLAGCRHGDFSVNARQGDQKMDSHVTAKAGEPWGLGPQVLEERYPPLPLEATKDQAIYHSLEEELLANMTLLEVGGACPQGTGSGVIPRSGVYVPSLGGRWPEPGGPYDKVIQELVQGPPPLVKVDLGAWKAASTGSPKGALPKGPGGPKGKLGARESGSKVKASLSAKGTGMKGPAPGRQDCSGPTVSANLEAPTSSPSDPNSDKCPAKIKRTLRKPQRVPSIYKLKLRPKIRPRRDHRPGKQPSRIPRPLAYLHVGSARALPRGRLGRAALGTKGVGVDGASAGEEEEGKKGEPAAPLKSNPQASEDRGLLQLDQAPLPPEEESWV, encoded by the exons ATGCCCCGGCCTGGGGGACGCAGGAGGAGGCCTGGGACCCTGGGGCCACCAGTGCGTAGCATCCGGCCCTTTAAGTCCAGCGAGCAGTACCTGGAAGCCATGATGGAGGACTTGGCTGAGTGGCTTCGGGATCTCTACGGGCTGGACATCGACGCCTCCAACTTCCTGCAGGTCCTGGAGACAGGCTTGGTGCTGTGCCGGCATGCCAATGCCATCACTGAGGCCGCCCTGGCCTTCCTGGCTGAGGCACCTGCCCGAGCCCAAAGGATTCCCCTGCCTCGGGCTGGGGTTTCCTGCAATGAGGCCGCCCAGCCGGGTACCTTCCAGGCTCGGGACAACGTCTCCAACTTCATCCAGTGGTGTCGAAAGGAGATGGGCATCCAAG AGGTGGTGATGTTCGAGACCGAGGACCTGGTACTACGCAAGAACGTGAAGAACGTGGTGCTGTGCTTGCTGGAGCTGGGCCGCCGAGCCTGGCGCTTCGGAGTGGCGGCGCCCACCCTGGTGCGGCTGGAGGAGGAGATAGACGAGGAGCTGCGGCAGGAGCTGGCCCTGCCCCCGCCGGACCCACCGCCTCCCGAGCCGCCGGCGCGGCGGCCCTGTCACTTCCGCCACCTGGATCAGCTG GTTCGGAACCTCGTGAGTCGATGCACGTGCCCAGTTCAGTTCCCCATGGTCAAAGTGTCTGAGGGGAAGTACCGCGTGGGGGACTCTAACACCCTCATTTTCATCCGG ATCCTCCGGAACCACGTGATGGTGCGTGTGGGGGGCGGCTGGGACACCCTCAGTCATTATCTGGACAAACATGACCCTTGCCGGTGCACATCCCTCT CACACAAGACGGGCAGTTTCCAGAAGCCTCCTGTCCCACCGGCGCAGCATGAGGTGAGGGTGCAGGATGGGCCCTCGCAGCCCCAACCTACGATGACGATCAGCCGTTCCCAGAGCCCGCTGCCCCCCGTGGACTGGAAGACATATACCTCTTCAGGCCGGAAGCTGaggcccccagcctcctcctcccctagAGCCCACAATAAACGGGGAGCAGAGGCGGGAGTTCCCAGAGAGACAACACCATTCCTGAG GCTCCAGGATCAGTCACCCACCCTGTCTTGGAGGCAGCTGCCAGCTGGGGACAGCCCACCCAGCCCCAACTCCTCATCCCCCCGTAGGGGCCAAGACCCACAGTGGAGCTCctcagggaagagagaggagagatacTCCTCTGAACATCCCAGAGGAACGACTCCCACATCTTGCTTTCGTGAGGAGACAGACAGCCAGGGAACTCTCTCCAGGGCCTCCGCCTCCCAGAGATTCCAAGTCCCTGAAGCCACCACCAAAAGGACACCAGCAAGAGGACTGTCTCCGCTTCCTCAATCCTCCAGCCCAGCCAAGCCCATAGGCCTCAGGCCACCACCCAGGGGTGAGGCTGAGGGTGCTTCCTCCCAGCTCAGGGAGCCACCAGCTGCCCGTTCTCTGTCCCCTGTTAAAGGGCCCACCAAGCTCCCTATCCggctgccccctgcccacccccccaccccaggaagcaGCTTTCCAGGTATTGCCAGTGGAGGTCCCATGACAGAATTGGAGAGTGACCCCATCTCAAGGGCTGTCCCTGGGGACCTGGCTGGATGCAGACATGGGGATTTCTCTGTGAATGCGAGACAAGGGGACCAGAAGATGGACAGCCACGTGACAGCAAAAgctggggagccctggggctTGGGCCCACAGGTGTTGGAGGAGCGataccctccccttcccctggagGCAACCAAGGATCAAGCTATCTACCACAGTCTTGAGGAGGAGCTTTTGGCCAACATGACGCTTCTAGAGGTGGGGGGTGCCTGCCCCCAGGGCACAGGGTCTGGAGTCATCCCTCGAAGTGGAGTCTACGTTCCCAGCCTAGGTGGGCGGTGGCCTGAGCCTGGAGGTCCTTATGACAAAGTCATACAAGAACTGGTTCAGGGCCCCCCACCCCTTGTTAAAGTGGACCTGGGAGCCTGGAAGGCAGCCTCTACAGGCTCCCCTAAGGGAGCCTTACCAAAAGGCCCAGGAGGCCCCAAAGGGAAActgggagccagagagagtgGGTCAAAGGTAAAGGCAAGCCTGAGTGCCAAGGGCACCGGGATGAAGGGACCAGCTCCGGGAAGGCAGGACTGCTCAGGCCCCACTGTGTCAGCCAACCTGGAAGCCCCCACATCTTCACCCTCAGACCCCAATTCTGACAAATGTCCAGCCAAGATTAAGAGAACACTCCGAAAGCCCCAGAGAGTCCCATCCATCTACAAGCTAAAGCTGAGGCCCAAAATCCGGCCGCGGAGGGACCACAGGCCTGGGAAGCAGCCTTCACGCATCCCCAGGCCACTGGCTTACCTCCATGTGGGTTCAGCCAGGGCACTCCCCAGGGGCAGACTGGGGAGAGCAGCATTGGGCACCAAGGGAGTGGGGGTGGATGGAGCCtcagcaggggaggaggaggaaggaaagaagggagaaccAGCTGCCCCACTGAAGAGCAACCCCCAGGCTTCGGAGGACAGGGGTCTCCTGCAGCTTGATCAAGCCCCACTCCCACCTGAGGAGGAGTCCTGGGTCTAA
- the MMP28 gene encoding matrix metalloproteinase-28 isoform X1 has protein sequence MAARVGLLLRALQLLLWGGLDAQFSERGGQELRREAEAFLEKYGYLNEQVPKDLTAARFSDAIRKFQWVSQLPISGTLDPATLRQMMRPRCGVADTDSQAAWTERVSALFAGRRAKMRRKKRFAKQGSKWYKQLLSYRLVNWPQHLPEPAVRGAVRAAFQLWSNVSALQFWEAPATVPADIRLTFFQGDHNDGLGNAFDGPGGALAHAFLPRRGEAHFDGDERWSLTRRRGRNLFVVLAHEIGHTLGLPHSPAPRALMAPYYKRLGRDALLSWDDVLAVQGLYGKPQGGSVAIQLPGKLFTDFEAWDPHRPQGRRPEIQGPKYCHSSFDAITVDGQQRLYIFQGSHFWEVSADGNVSEPRPLQERWAGLPPHIEAAAVSLDNGDFYFFKGSRCWRFRGPKPVWGSPQLCRAGGLPRHPDAALFFPPLGRLVLFKGARYYVLAPDGLQVEPYYPRGLRDWGGVPEEVSGALPRPDGSIIFFRDDRYWRLDQAKLRVTTSGRWAAELPWMGCWHANSGGALF, from the exons GCATTTCTGGAGAAGTATGGATATCTCAATGAGCAGGTCCCCAAAGACCTCACCGCGGCAAGATTCAGCGACGCCATCAG GAAGTTCCAGTGGGTATCTCAGCTGCCCATCAGCGGCACGCTAGACCCTGCCACACTGCGCCAGATGATGCGGCCCCGCTGTGGGGTGGCAGACACAGACAGTCAGGCAGCCTGGACCGAGAGGGTTAGTGCCCTGTTCGCCGGACGCCGGGCCAAAATGAGGCGTAAGAAACGCTTTGCAAAGCAAG GCAGCAAGTGGTACAAGCAGCTCCTCTCCTACCGCCTGGTGAACTGGCCACAGCACCTCCCGGAACCGGCAGTTCGCGGGGCCGTGCGTGCCGCCTTTCAACTGTGGAGCAACGTCTCAGCGCTGCAGTTCTGGGAGGCTCCAGCCACAGTCCCCGCTGACATCCGCCTCACCTTCTTCCAAGGGGACCACAACGACGGGCTGGGCAATGCCTTTGATGGCCCAG GGGGCGCCCTGGCGCACGCCTTCCTGCCCCGCCGGGGCGAAGCGCACTTCGACGGCGACGAGCGCTGGTCCCTGACCCGCCGCCGCGGGCGCAACCTGTTCGTGGTGCTGGCGCACGAGATCGGCCACACGCTCGGCCTGCCGCACTCGCCTGCACCGCGCGCGCTCATGGCGCCATACTACAAGAGGCTGGGCCGCGACGCGCTGCTCAGCTGGGACGACGTGCTTGCCGTGCAGGGCCTGTATG GGAAGCCCCAGGGGGGCTCCGTGGCCATCCAGCTCCCAGGAAAACTGTTCACTGACTTTGAGGCCTGGGACCCCCACAGACCACAGGGAAGGCGCCCCGAAATCCAGGGTCCTAAATATTGCCACTCTTCCTTTGATGCCATCACTGTAG ATGGGCAACAGAGACTGTACATTTTTCAAGGAAGCCACTTCTGGGAGGTGTCCGCGGATGGCAACGTCTCAGAGCCACGCCCACTACAGGAAAGGTGGGCGGGGCTGCCCCCCCACATTGAGGCTGCTGCCGTATCATTGGACAATGGAGACTTCTACTTCTTCAAAG GGAGCCGATGCTGGAGGTTCCGGGGCCCCAAGCCAGTGTGGGGTTCACCACAGTTGTGCAGGGCAGGGGGCCTGCCCCGCCACCCCGACGCcgccctcttcttccctcctctgggcCGACTCGTCCTCTTCAAGGGTGCCCGCTACTACGTGCTGGCCCCAGACGGACTGCAGGTGGAGCCCTACTACCCCCGAGGCCTGCGGGACTGGGGTGGTGTCCCCGAGGAGGTCAGCGGTGCCCTGCCACGGCCGGATGGTTCAATCATCTTCTTCAGAGATGACCGCTACTGGCGCCTTGACCAGGCCAAACTACGTGTGACCACCTCGGGCCGCTGGGCCGCAGAGCTGCCCTGGATGGGCTGCTGGCATGCCAATTCGGGGGGCGCCCTCTTCTGA
- the MMP28 gene encoding matrix metalloproteinase-28 isoform X2 translates to MAARVGLLLRALQLLLWGGLDAQFSERGGQELRREAEAFLEKYGYLNEQVPKDLTAARFSDAIRKFQWVSQLPISGTLDPATLRQMMRPRCGVADTDSQAAWTERVSALFAGRRAKMRRKKRFAKQGSKWYKQLLSYRLVNWPQHLPEPAVRGAVRAAFQLWSNVSALQFWEAPATVPADIRLTFFQGDHNDGLGNAFDGPGGALAHAFLPRRGEAHFDGDERWSLTRRRGRNLFVVLAHEIGHTLGLPHSPAPRALMAPYYKRLGRDALLSWDDVLAVQGLYDGQQRLYIFQGSHFWEVSADGNVSEPRPLQERWAGLPPHIEAAAVSLDNGDFYFFKGSRCWRFRGPKPVWGSPQLCRAGGLPRHPDAALFFPPLGRLVLFKGARYYVLAPDGLQVEPYYPRGLRDWGGVPEEVSGALPRPDGSIIFFRDDRYWRLDQAKLRVTTSGRWAAELPWMGCWHANSGGALF, encoded by the exons GCATTTCTGGAGAAGTATGGATATCTCAATGAGCAGGTCCCCAAAGACCTCACCGCGGCAAGATTCAGCGACGCCATCAG GAAGTTCCAGTGGGTATCTCAGCTGCCCATCAGCGGCACGCTAGACCCTGCCACACTGCGCCAGATGATGCGGCCCCGCTGTGGGGTGGCAGACACAGACAGTCAGGCAGCCTGGACCGAGAGGGTTAGTGCCCTGTTCGCCGGACGCCGGGCCAAAATGAGGCGTAAGAAACGCTTTGCAAAGCAAG GCAGCAAGTGGTACAAGCAGCTCCTCTCCTACCGCCTGGTGAACTGGCCACAGCACCTCCCGGAACCGGCAGTTCGCGGGGCCGTGCGTGCCGCCTTTCAACTGTGGAGCAACGTCTCAGCGCTGCAGTTCTGGGAGGCTCCAGCCACAGTCCCCGCTGACATCCGCCTCACCTTCTTCCAAGGGGACCACAACGACGGGCTGGGCAATGCCTTTGATGGCCCAG GGGGCGCCCTGGCGCACGCCTTCCTGCCCCGCCGGGGCGAAGCGCACTTCGACGGCGACGAGCGCTGGTCCCTGACCCGCCGCCGCGGGCGCAACCTGTTCGTGGTGCTGGCGCACGAGATCGGCCACACGCTCGGCCTGCCGCACTCGCCTGCACCGCGCGCGCTCATGGCGCCATACTACAAGAGGCTGGGCCGCGACGCGCTGCTCAGCTGGGACGACGTGCTTGCCGTGCAGGGCCTGTATG ATGGGCAACAGAGACTGTACATTTTTCAAGGAAGCCACTTCTGGGAGGTGTCCGCGGATGGCAACGTCTCAGAGCCACGCCCACTACAGGAAAGGTGGGCGGGGCTGCCCCCCCACATTGAGGCTGCTGCCGTATCATTGGACAATGGAGACTTCTACTTCTTCAAAG GGAGCCGATGCTGGAGGTTCCGGGGCCCCAAGCCAGTGTGGGGTTCACCACAGTTGTGCAGGGCAGGGGGCCTGCCCCGCCACCCCGACGCcgccctcttcttccctcctctgggcCGACTCGTCCTCTTCAAGGGTGCCCGCTACTACGTGCTGGCCCCAGACGGACTGCAGGTGGAGCCCTACTACCCCCGAGGCCTGCGGGACTGGGGTGGTGTCCCCGAGGAGGTCAGCGGTGCCCTGCCACGGCCGGATGGTTCAATCATCTTCTTCAGAGATGACCGCTACTGGCGCCTTGACCAGGCCAAACTACGTGTGACCACCTCGGGCCGCTGGGCCGCAGAGCTGCCCTGGATGGGCTGCTGGCATGCCAATTCGGGGGGCGCCCTCTTCTGA
- the C16H17orf50 gene encoding uncharacterized protein C17orf50 homolog, protein MDKHGVKTPLWKKELVEPPPSDAEAAAEEGSEEGEEEEDEEEEEEAAARPREQSGAEGEAPRGEAEGGEGRERGSVSYCPLRQESSTQQVALLRRADSGFWGWLVPLALLGGLAAPADRKRSLPEPPCVLETRRRPPRAGGCARCEILFCKKCRNLHSHPAYVAHCILEHSSPRKARASGGAGAAGCP, encoded by the exons ATGGATAAGCATG GAGTGAAGACCCCCTTGTGGAAGAAGGAACTGGTGGAGCCGCCGCCCAGCGACGCGGAGGCGGCCGCAGAGGAGGGGtcggaggaaggggaagaagaggaggacgaggaggaggaggaggaggcggcagcGAGGCCGCGGGAGCAGAGTGGGGCGGAGGGCGAGGCGCCGCGCGGGGAGGCGGAGGGCGGCGAGGGCCGCGAGCGAGGCTCAGTGTCCTACTGCCCGCTGCGCCAGGAGTCCAGTACCCAGCAGGTGGCGCTGCTGCGACGCGCGGACAGCGGCTTCTGGGGCTGGCTTGTGCCGCTCGCGCTGCTGGGCGGCCTGGCGGCTCCCGCGGACAG GAAGCGGAGCCTCCCGGAGCCGCCTTGCGTGCTGGAGACGCGGCGCCGGCCGCCTCGCGCGGGGGGCTGTGCGCGCTGCGAGATCCTTTTCTGCAAGAAGTGCAGGAACCTGCACAGCCACCCGGCCTACGTGGCGCACTGCATTCTGGAGCACTCCAGTCCGCGAAAGGCGCGGGCTTCGGGGGGCGCGGGGGCCGCCGGGTGCCCCTGA